The Flavobacterium johnsoniae UW101 genomic interval AATTCAAAGCAGCAATTACGATTACAAAAATGCTGATTCCAATACTCATCATTGAATTTCCGTGATGAACAGGCTGATAGTTTATAAACATAGAAACAATCCATGAAATTAAATAATAAGTAGCGATTGCCAGTGTAGCAGCAATAACAACCGATTTGAATTGTTCTGTAACTTTTACGATTCTAAATTTATATAATCCCAGACATACCAAGAAAGTAACCAAAGTTGCGCCTACTGCATTAATTACAATTCCAGGGTACATAGCTTCAAAAATAGCTGAGATTCCCCCAATAAATAATCCTTCAAATAAGGCATAACCAGGAGCCAAGTATGGTGATAAATGTGGTTTGAATGCAGAAATAAGTACTAAAACAAATCCAACAATTGCACCTCCAATAGCAGGAATCATAATATTCATTCCGTTAAATGCCATCCACCATGTTACCATTGCAGAACCGC includes:
- a CDS encoding Bax inhibitor-1/YccA family protein — protein: MAFNSKNPFLSNKRFSSNAVSRAEEVHEAKIIDYNQEMTLSGTINKTAILFLILCGSAMVTWWMAFNGMNIMIPAIGGAIVGFVLVLISAFKPHLSPYLAPGYALFEGLFIGGISAIFEAMYPGIVINAVGATLVTFLVCLGLYKFRIVKVTEQFKSVVIAATLAIATYYLISWIVSMFINYQPVHHGNSMMSIGISIFVIVIAALNLFLDFDQIEKGVEQRMPKFMEWYGAMGLMVTLVWLYIEFLRLLSKFASRD